One stretch of Brevibacillus laterosporus DNA includes these proteins:
- a CDS encoding sensor histidine kinase, with protein MNYRWLKLTSILLPTIMIGGFEYARHQFLLPYFTMDEGNVIITIMTLVLSFIFATWVFGKIKRMSERLAKEGAKHAVYEERERLAQELHDNIAQAIFFLNVKLNQEQLGEAKATISEIDNQLRQAIFNLRSHPEEGVLLTDRLRKWLHEWSMITGIEVKQELEGMDEYFKQAEQVHMFSIIQESFTNIRKHADASHTEIRWQLQGTGWHLLIRDNGVGIDSETLKRERYGQTMMRERSWKLGASFEMRPGIQGGTEILVESFKGESGRCRNIGY; from the coding sequence TTGAACTATCGATGGCTAAAATTAACGAGCATCTTGCTACCTACCATTATGATAGGTGGTTTTGAATATGCGCGGCACCAATTTTTGTTACCGTACTTTACGATGGATGAAGGGAACGTCATTATTACAATTATGACCTTGGTTCTGTCATTTATTTTTGCCACCTGGGTTTTTGGAAAAATCAAAAGAATGAGTGAGAGATTGGCAAAAGAAGGAGCTAAGCATGCCGTGTATGAAGAGCGGGAACGTTTAGCCCAAGAGTTACATGATAATATTGCCCAAGCGATCTTCTTTCTCAACGTAAAACTAAACCAGGAACAGCTTGGAGAAGCAAAGGCAACTATTTCTGAAATTGATAACCAACTGAGACAGGCAATTTTTAATCTTCGTTCTCATCCAGAAGAAGGTGTGTTATTGACGGATCGCTTGAGGAAATGGCTACATGAATGGAGTATGATCACAGGTATAGAGGTGAAACAAGAGCTAGAAGGCATGGATGAATATTTTAAGCAGGCAGAACAAGTACATATGTTTAGCATTATTCAGGAATCGTTTACTAATATTCGAAAGCATGCCGATGCGAGTCACACGGAGATCCGATGGCAACTTCAAGGAACAGGCTGGCACCTATTGATTAGAGATAATGGAGTAGGTATCGATTCCGAAACATTAAAACGTGAGAGATACGGTCAGACCATGATGCGAGAGCGAAGCTGGAAATTAGGAGCTAGTTTTGAAATGCGTCCAGGCATACAGGGTGGCACGGAAATTTTGGTAGAGTCATTTAAAGGGGAGAGCGGAAGGTGCAGAAATATCGGGTATTAG
- a CDS encoding cupin yields MKRFSFAVTYGKCITHYDSLHLIMSRIGKLPADTYMNCAYLSPQGKIGYHQATLPQLLLVLSGDGWVRTDTCDYVYVQSGDAIYWEPGEWHESITESGMMSIILEAKDLLGRISMLEYTEEGNGET; encoded by the coding sequence ATGAAAAGATTTTCATTTGCCGTAACATATGGGAAATGCATTACTCATTACGATAGCCTACACTTGATTATGTCACGAATTGGTAAGCTACCAGCAGATACCTATATGAATTGTGCTTATCTATCTCCTCAGGGTAAAATTGGCTATCATCAGGCTACGTTACCTCAATTGTTGCTAGTACTCAGTGGAGATGGATGGGTGCGCACTGATACATGTGACTATGTTTATGTACAAAGTGGAGATGCTATCTATTGGGAACCTGGAGAATGGCATGAGAGCATTACAGAGTCTGGTATGATGTCGATCATTTTAGAAGCGAAAGACTTGCTTGGAAGAATATCCATGTTGGAGTATACAGAAGAAGGAAATGGCGAAACATAA
- a CDS encoding DNA-binding response regulator, which produces MQKYRVLVVDDHLLARTAIKSMLAEDSSFEIVGEAEQGEEGVRLCSQLQPDVVLMDISMPVCDGLEATRRIKQAYPHIKVVILSVSDDVADLFTAVQFGAQGYLLKNMNPHDWLSYLRALLEDNSDISRELASKLFYKFRTGPVTDEPSPSVLTPRETEILKYVSKGETNKQIAQRLVITEHTVKNHMKNLLEKLYLENRVQLASYALRHGLSSEG; this is translated from the coding sequence GTGCAGAAATATCGGGTATTAGTGGTAGATGACCATTTATTAGCTCGTACAGCTATAAAAAGTATGTTAGCAGAGGACTCTTCCTTTGAAATTGTAGGGGAGGCCGAACAAGGGGAAGAGGGAGTACGTCTTTGTAGCCAGCTACAACCAGATGTGGTATTGATGGATATTAGCATGCCTGTCTGCGATGGTTTGGAGGCAACACGACGAATCAAACAAGCCTATCCCCATATAAAAGTGGTTATCTTGAGTGTATCAGATGATGTAGCAGATTTATTTACAGCTGTGCAATTTGGAGCACAAGGATATTTGTTAAAAAATATGAATCCACATGACTGGTTATCATATTTGCGTGCTTTGCTAGAGGATAACAGTGATATTTCTCGTGAGTTGGCTAGTAAGCTTTTCTATAAATTTCGGACGGGTCCCGTAACAGATGAACCTAGCCCAAGTGTATTAACTCCGCGTGAAACTGAAATTTTAAAATATGTATCAAAGGGTGAGACTAATAAACAAATTGCCCAGCGTCTAGTGATTACGGAACACACAGTCAAAAATCATATGAAGAATCTGCTGGAAAAACTCTATTTGGAAAATCGGGTACAGTTAGCCTCCTATGCCCTGCGCCATGGGCTATCTTCAGAAGGTTAG
- the lepB gene encoding signal peptidase I → MNQTEPRSRWKRTIKDWLTSIITVFIVTFALYTWLGAPYVVYGESMQSTLHNNEKVVVNKAVYRLHEPQRGEIIVFHANQKEDYIKRVIGIAGDQVEMRNDQLYINGQLVEEPYLNEQKTKAHAEGTKVTEDFSPVTVEAGQIFVMGDNRQNSKDSRMIGPVSIKEVVGRADFVYWPLSNLRSP, encoded by the coding sequence ATGAATCAGACAGAACCTCGCTCCAGATGGAAGAGAACAATTAAGGATTGGCTTACTTCCATCATAACAGTATTTATCGTTACATTTGCTTTGTACACGTGGCTGGGAGCGCCCTATGTTGTGTATGGAGAATCCATGCAAAGCACTTTGCATAATAATGAGAAAGTAGTTGTAAATAAGGCGGTTTATCGTTTGCATGAACCACAACGAGGAGAGATTATTGTTTTTCATGCAAATCAAAAGGAGGATTATATAAAACGTGTAATTGGAATAGCAGGCGATCAGGTAGAAATGCGTAATGATCAGCTATATATTAATGGACAGCTTGTAGAAGAGCCTTATTTAAATGAGCAAAAGACCAAAGCCCATGCAGAGGGCACAAAGGTAACGGAGGATTTTTCTCCAGTTACGGTTGAGGCAGGTCAGATTTTTGTAATGGGAGACAATAGGCAAAATAGTAAGGATAGTAGAATGATTGGCCCTGTGTCCATTAAAGAGGTCGTTGGTAGAGCTGATTTCGTTTACTGGCCACTTTCAAACTTGCGATCACCATAA